CATTCAGCAAAAGAACTAAAACATAACAAGCTGCTGTTTAATTAAGCATTAAATTCACTTGGTACGTATTTCGTGCTTTACCTGCAAGTGTTTTTTTCCTATGATGTGCCCCACACATGCGCTCGTAGCTCAGTTGGATAGAGTACAGGTTTCCGAAGCCTGGGGTCGTGGGTTCGATCCCCGCCGAGCGCACCAATCTATTTTATAAAATCAATAACTTAACTATATTTTGGCGCATATTTGGCGTAATGCGCTATTTATCCACAGGTTTAGAGATAATTTTGCTTCTTATCAAAGGTCCATCTTTTGCCATTGTAAGTCACAGTGCCATCTAAATTAATGGTCAGCTCATTCAATGAGTAGTCATAGATTTTAAGAACATTCCCGTTCTTATCTAGATCAGCGGGTAGATTGCAAGTATTCTCCATCCTTCCCGCTTCCGAAACCATGATCATGACTTGCGACATCACAAAGCCCTTACACAAATCGAGATGTTCACATTACTATTAATAGTGTGAGCTGTGCAACCTGAGAAGATTAAACACAGCAATGTGATGATCGATGCAGCTTTGGTACGTTTGCACATATAAGTTACTTCTTTAAAAAGAGTGCTAGTTCAGCTTCTCGGCGACGAACTAGGCCCTTCATAACTTTGCCACCTGCTTTGTTCCAAACTAGGAATTGATCGGCAGCGCCTTGATAGTCACCTTTATTAAGCAACTTAAGCAATGTTGAACCCTTAAAAGCACCTGAGCCAATGTTATAAGTCAGTGATACCAAAGCATCAAATTGATTTTGATTTATCGGCACAGTCACCGATTCATTTACAGTTTTTTCAAATTTAGCCAAGTCGTGCTTAAAGTAAGTCTTAGCTTGTTCTGCTGTACAAGTATCGCCCTTCTTGACCTTCACGCCATTTGGATAAACTGTGGTGCCAGTGCCAATGGTCCAGACTCCTACACCATCGTCATAAGCTGTGAATCGAGTGCCTTCAAATCCTGAGATTAGATCTACACCAACATCACTTGTAGTCATGCCAGAAGGTGCAAGTTTATCGACCACCTTATTTAGATCATCTACTTGTGCTTGTGTAAGCTTGCCACCTGCAATGACACGAGCAGCATCGAAGAAGTTTTTAACTGTCATGGTCCACCACCTGTAATATCATTCTTAGCCTTCTTAATTTCTTTAATTACTTCGACAATTGTTTTGCCTTCCTGTTTATCAATGAAATTAAAAACCCATCGAATCAAAGCCCAACCGGGTAATCCACAAACAAAGAAGAATCCACCAAGTGCGATCATCCCCCATACATCAGTAACCCATTCATGAAGTCCCCACTTTACAATAATGAATGAGCCGCCAGCCAAACTTGATACAACCGTACAGATCAAACCAACTGCCCACTCTTGTGGTGAGCGTGGCATACGAGTCATTAATACAACTGCTGCCACTAAAGCGACCGCTAAAGTCACCATAATTGCTGCACCATAAAATTTTAAAATTGCTGTTAAACCGCTTGTGGAAACTGGTTCCATAAATCTCTCCAGATATTTTTAGA
The window above is part of the Acinetobacter baumannii genome. Proteins encoded here:
- a CDS encoding lysozyme, producing MTVKNFFDAARVIAGGKLTQAQVDDLNKVVDKLAPSGMTTSDVGVDLISGFEGTRFTAYDDGVGVWTIGTGTTVYPNGVKVKKGDTCTAEQAKTYFKHDLAKFEKTVNESVTVPINQNQFDALVSLTYNIGSGAFKGSTLLKLLNKGDYQGAADQFLVWNKAGGKVMKGLVRRREAELALFLKK